The DNA window TGCCCTTGAGCTCCACTCGGGGGAGATCGGAGAACCCGCCCTGCCGGCGCGCCGGACGGACTCGCCGCAGCTCCGGCGTCGGGTCGGAGACAGGGACGAGTCGGGCGACGGGCACGCCGGCGTTGGTGATCGTGAACGACTCGCCTGCCTCGACCGCACGCAGCACCTCACCGCTGCGGTTGCGCAGCTCGCGATGACTCACCGTCTCCACCTGGTCAACGTAGCACGCGTAGCACACTAGGCGGCCGCTCGGCTGAGCTCGGCAAGCCGAAGCAGCCGGCCACGCGCGGGATCCGGGACCCGGTCGGCCCAGTGCTCCCACCTCGCGCCATGCTCGCCCAGGACCAGGCCGCCACGGGCCTCGGCGTACCCGTGCGCGTTGACAGCCGCCGCCCCGACGTACGGCGCATCGCCGTTGCCACCGAACGAACCTGCCGCGACATCACGCAGGATCCGGTACGCCGCGCGTCCGACCTCGTCGCGACCGCGCGCGAGCTGGTCCAGGGTGCTGGCCAGCGCTCCCTTCGGCGTCGCCCGTGTGACCAGCGCGAGGCTGGGGACGTCGGTGACGAGCTCACGGTCCTCGCTCCAGACGACTGCCGGATCAACGCGCCCCGAGCTCATCGCCTCGACGAGAGCAGTGATCCAGGCACCTCGCCGGTCTCCGGTCGAGGCTGCGCGGGCCGTCCGCTCGTCCACCGGCAGCGGACGGGTGTCGAACATCAGCGCCGGTGTCGTGCCGCTCGGCACCAGCCGCCCGAGGAGCCAGCCGGCGTCGTCGGCGTGGACCTGTCCGCCGAGGTCGAGAAGCTGGATCGACCGGTCCTCGGCGAGACCTCGCACCACCAGGGGCTCCGGGGCGCTCGACTCCACTCGGTACCCGCCGATCCGCGCGTCAACCCAGCCACGCGCCAGCGAGGCGCTCTCGGCGAGACGCCCGGTCGCCGTCGTGTCGAGGAAGCACTCGAGCCCTTGGAGCTCGTAGCTGCAGATCTGGTGGAAGGCCCAGTGCTCGCCGGCGGTCCGTGCGGCGATCTTCACCGGATCGCCACCGTCGAGGTAGGTCGCCTCGATCTCGTCGACGCAGAACATCTTCAGCGTGTAGTCGAGTGCGACGTGGGTGATAGCAGCGCCCTCACTTCCACGATCCTCCGATCGGGTGCACTGGTAGGCAGCCCAGCGCGCCCACATCCACGGCGTCATCTCGTCAGCCAGGTCCGCCAGCTGCCTCAGGAGGACGACGTGGCCACTCCGCTGGAACATCGGGA is part of the Nocardioides conyzicola genome and encodes:
- a CDS encoding type II toxin-antitoxin system prevent-host-death family antitoxin is translated as MSHRELRNRSGEVLRAVEAGESFTITNAGVPVARLVPVSDPTPELRRVRPARRQGGFSDLPRVELKGTVQGELDALRDERL